A single genomic interval of Penicillium psychrofluorescens genome assembly, chromosome: 2 harbors:
- a CDS encoding uncharacterized protein (ID:PFLUO_003682-T1.cds;~source:funannotate) produces MARLGRVGFLTLAVVFHLIYTYSIFDIYFVSPIVRGMRSYGVERPAGTDAPAKRLVLFVADGLRADKAFQAFPDPSPESTDHNSNQLIRLAPFIRSQVLSHGTFGVSHTRVPTESRPGHVALIAGLYEDVSAVTTGWKLNPVNFDSVFNQSRHTWSWGSPDILPMFKEGAVPGRVDAEMYSEEAEDFSVDATHLDTWVFDKVHGLFKSAKTDPELDRKLRDDKLVFFLHLLGLDTTGHAFRPYSKEYLHNIKIVDKGVQSVTKLVEDFYGDGKTAFVFTADHGMSDRGSHGDGHPDNTRTPLVAWGSGVARPKTAKRAEVTGHEDGFSSDWGFDHVLRHDVAQADVAALMAYLVGLDYPVNSVGQLPLDYLDASPQEKAMAALANTRGVLEMYRVKEEQKRESVLRYVPFEPLSGHEETSVEGRLSKVEALITNGAYEESIALSSELLVTALEGLRYLQTYDWLFLRTIVSLGYLGWIAYALTSVIDLHVLHGATDSNRTMASTMFFSSILVVLFSVFLYQGSSWRYYFYAVFPVYFWEEVFARRKALTAGRQIVLGHVRSFKGYLNFGLQLLAFLAVLEALVQSYFHREIFTVCFGLACFWPAFYGMNFIRSHVLLSTTWAVGSGLMATFTLLPVTKMENIDTITYGAFLMFFTGVLYLLFEDAIIGHRGSSSQASLSSLGARIIMGSQIGMILLALIVTRSTVFSLQARQGLPLGNVVVGWFVLVASLASPFLHRLYPNSHYLHRLMVIFLTFSPTFIILAISYEGLFYFVFCMTLVTWVRLEHAIYIHTAGSTPVSDRKKPDTATATVEGQTYHYRALTLSDTRVALFFFFLLQSAFFSTGNVASISTFSLESVRRLLPVFNPFSQGALLILQILIPFAIISANLGILNRRLEVAPSALFMVVMALSDVMTLNFFYMVRDEGSWLDIGMTISHFCIASFLCTFVAGLEFLSEVFVSGVDFGQWPTAASKLGEKVASAVEGSVDCGHEGGGGDPPTNGNGNGGSKKVKTKAKKKGG; encoded by the exons ATGGCGCGTCTCGGTCGCGTTGGGTTTCTCACCCTCGCCGTGGTCTTCCACTTGATCTATACCTACTCCATCTTCGACATCTACTTCGTGAGCCCCATTGTCCGGGGCATGCGATCCTACGGTGTCGAAAGACCTGCCGGCACCGATGCCCCCGCCAAACGCCTCGTCCTGTTCGTCGCCGACGGTCTGCGCGCCGACAAGGCTTTCCAGGCCTTCCCGGACCCGTCCCCCGAATCCACCGATCACAACAGCAACCAATTGATCCGCCTGGCACCCTTTATTCGCTCGCAGGTGCTCTCACATGGCACGTTTGGCGTCTCCCATACCCGCGTTCCCACCGAATCTCGCCCCGGCCATGTTGCGCTCATTGCGGGTCTGTACGAGGACGTGTCGGCCGTGACAACGGGGTGGAAGTTGAACCCTGTGAACTTTGATAGCGTGTTTAACCAGAGCCGGCACACGTGGAGCTGGGGTAGTCCGGATATCCTTCCCATGTTCAAGGAAGGCGCGGTACCCGGCCGGGTGGACGCGGAGATGTACAgtgaggaggcggaggattTCAGCGTGGACGCGACACACTTGGATACCTGGGTATTTGACAAGGTGCACGGGCTGTTCAAGTCTGCAAAGACAGACCCGGAGCTGGATCGGAAGCTGCGCGACGACAAATTAGTGTTTTTCCTGCATTTGCTGGGATTGGACACCACCGGCCATGCGTTCCGCCCATACTCCAAGGAATACCTGCACAACATCAAGATAGTCGACAAGGGAGTGCAATCGGTTACCAAGTTGGTGGAGGACTTCTACGGAGACGGCAAAACGGCATTCGTCTTCACCGCGGACCATGGGATGAGCGACAGGGGCAGCCATGGAGACGGGCATCCGGACAACACCCGAACGCCGTTGGTTGCATGGGGGTCTGGCGTTGCGCGCCCCAAAACCGCCAAGCGCGCGGAGGTGACTGGCCACGAAGACGGGTTCTCGTCGGATTGGGGATTTGACCATGTCCTCCGCCATGACGTGGCACAGGCCGATGTGGCTGCTCTCATGGCATATCTGGTTGGTCTGGACTACCCTGTGAATTCCGTGGGTCAGCTGCCGCTGGACTATCTTGATGCCAGCCCGCAGGAGAAAGCAATGGCCGCTCTGGCAAATACGCGGGGTGTGCTAGAGATGTATCGGgtcaaggaagagcagaagAGGGAGTCGGTGCTTCGGTACGTGCCCTTCGAGCCTCTTTCCGGCCATGAGGAAACCTCTGTCGAAGGAAGACTCTCCAAAGTTGAGGCACTGATCACCAACGGCGCTTATGAGGAGTCTATTGCTCTATCCTCAGAGCTGTTGGTCACGGCGCTCGAGGGTCTGCGTTACCTGCAAACGTATGATTGGCTCTTCCTGCGCACCATCGTTTCTCTGGGCTACTTGGGCTGGATCGCGTACGCTCTCACTTCGGTGATCGACCTGCACGTCCTGCATGGCGCCACAGACTCAAATCGGACGATGGCCAGCACCATGTTCTTCTCATCCATTCTGGTCGTTTTGTTTTCTGTCTTCCTCTACCAGGGATCTTCATGGCGGTACTACTTCTACGCCGTGTTCCCCGTCTACTTCTGGGAAGAAGTTTTCGCTCGCCGCAAGGCTTTGACTGCCGGCCGGCAGATTGTTCTCGGTCATGTCCGTTCGTTCAAGGGCTACCTGAATTTTGGACTTCAATTGCTGGCATTCCTTGCTGTCCTTGAGGCTCTG GTCCAATCGTATTTTCACCGGGAAATCTTCACAGTCTGCTTTGGCTTGGCCTGCTTCTGGCCTGCTTTCTACGGCATGAACTTCATTCGCAGCCATGTGCTTCTGTCGACAACATGGGCAGTTGGCAGTGGCTTGATGGCCACTTTTACTCTTCTCCCGGTGACCAAAATGGAGAACATTGATACCAT TACCTATGGCGCGTTTCTGATGTTCTTCACCGGCGTGTTGTATTTGCTTTTTGAGGATGCCATCATTGGCCACCGCGGCTCTTCATCGCAAGCCTCACTCAGCAGTCTAGGCGCGCGGATTATCATGGGCTCACAGATCGGCATGATTCTTCTCGCCTTGATTGTCACGCGGTCTACTGTCTTCTCTCTTCAGGCTCGCCAAGGTTTACCCCTTGGAAACGTGGTGGTAGGATGGTTCGTCCTGG TCGCCTCCCTCGCATCGCCCTTCCTGCATCGCTTGTACCCCAACAGCCACTACCTGCACCGTCTCATGGTCATCTTCCTGACTTTCTCACcgaccttcatcatcctcgccatctccTACGAAGGCCTGTTTTACTTTGTGTTCTGCATGACCCTCGTAACATGGGTTCGCCTTGAACACGCCATCTACATTCACACGGCCGGTTCGACGCCTGTCTCGGACAGAAAGAAACCTGACACGGCGACGGCCACCGTCGAGGGACAGACATACCACTACCGAGCCCTCACCCTCTCCGACACCCGCGTGGCCctattctttttcttcctaCTCCAAtccgccttcttcagcaccgGCAACGTTGCCTCTATCTCGACATTTTCTCTCGAAAGTGTCCGCCGCCTACTCCCCGTGTTTAACCCCTTCAGCCAAGGCGcgctcctcatcctccagatcctgatTCCCTTCGCCATCATCAGTGCCAATCTGGGGATCCTCAATCGCCGCCTAGAAGTCGCGCCCAGCGCCCTgttcatggtggtgatggcgctCTCGGACGTGATGACCCTCAACTTCTTCTACATGGTGCGCGACGAGGGCTCATGGCTGGATATCGGCATGACGATCAGCCACTTCTGCATCGCTAGCTTCCTGTGCACCTTCGTCGCGGGCCTGGAGTTCCTCAGCGAGGTCTTCGTCAGCGGTGTGGACTTTGGGCAGTGGCCCACTGCTGCTTCCAAGCtgggggagaaggtggcgAGTGCTGTGGAAGGTTCCGTGGATTGCGGCCACGAGGGTGGAGGCGGAGATCCGCCGACGAATGGGAATGGGAACGGGGGGAGTAAGAAGGTGAAGacgaaggcgaagaagaagggtgggTGA
- a CDS encoding uncharacterized protein (ID:PFLUO_003681-T1.cds;~source:funannotate) — MGCANYHARIRFPDDGSVWLIRVPRMNSSIPQSLIDYLVRSEYATLKFLETTKVPAPRAFDYGIASNTNNKVGVSYILMEKMTGKPWNLQGPRGKRFADDKDKERVWNSLADILIELQRHPFSKAGSLLPGPSPSEPVVSAIASERFLVQSPSGPFDTANDYYTSFVEQTMTLIADGQLFTSFPVNAYLVFSYLKSQIQAFAETPEQFYIKHVDDKGDHLMVDDELNIIGIIDWQMARVVPASEAFGPSLVTAEMGNIYDGVSSLTIHDEALARFLNAKGAADLAGIMSKDEKLRRFFFGLDVDLPWDETLLLVRGIWTAFGLEDTDWQAWKVEMLERHIHDGRLRNIIDRFGVGP, encoded by the coding sequence ATGGGTTGCGCCAACTATCATGCTCGCATTCGCTTCCCCGATGATGGCTCTGTCTGGCTCATTCGAGTACCTCGAATGAACAGCAGTATTCCTCAATCACTCATCGACTACCTTGTTCGCAGCGAATATGCCACCCTCAAATTCCTTGAAACCACCAAAGTGCCTGCTCCTCGAGCATTTGATTATGGCATCGCTAGCAACACGAACAACAAGGTAGGTGTGAGTTATATTCTTATGGAAAAAATGACTGGCAAACCCTGGAACCTACAAGGACCCCGTGGGAAGCGCTTTGCAGAcgacaaggacaaggagagGGTATGGAATAGCTTGGCGGATATCTTGATTGAGCTCCAACGCCATCCATTCTCCAAGGCCGGATCTCTTCTCCCGGGGCCTTCGCCTTCCGAGCCAGTAGTCTCTGCTATTGCTAGTGAACGATTCCTCGTTCAGAGTCCCTCCGGCCCTTTTGACACAGCCAACGACTATTACACTTCATTTGTGGAGCAAACCATGACCCTCATTGCTGACGGTCAGCTTTTCACATCGTTTCCTGTGAATGCCTACCTAGTATTTTCGTACTTGAAGTCCCAGATCCAGGCTTTTGCAGAAACCCCGGAGCAATTCTACATCAAGCACGTGGATGATAAGGGAGATCACCTGATGGTGGACGATGAGTTGAATATCATTGGGATCATAGATTGGCAAATGGCTCGGGTCGTTCCTGCCAGTGAAGCATTTGGACCATCTCTGGTGACAGCAGAAATGGGCAATATTTACGACGGCGTGTCGTCCTTGACGATTCATGATGAGGCCTTAGCCCGCTTCTTGAACGCTAAGGGAGCTGCTGACTTGGCTGGTATCATGAGCAAAGATGAGAAACTACGAAGATTCTTCTTTGGTCTTGATGTTGATTTGCCTTGGGATGAGACTCTACTTTTAGTCCGTGGCATCTGGACTGCATTTGGACTCGAGGACACCGACTGGCAAGCCTGGAAGGTGGAAATGCTAGAGAGGCATATTCATGATGGACGCCTGAGGAATATTATTGATAGGTTTGGAGTAGGCCCGTGA